From the genome of Eublepharis macularius isolate TG4126 chromosome 4, MPM_Emac_v1.0, whole genome shotgun sequence:
GCCATATTCAAAGATGGCCGTTTAAGTAAAGTCAACGAAAATGTCACCACTTCTCGCATCTTCTAGACCTAAACCAACATGTCCACCCAGGGAGAAGGGGGGATGCCCGAAACAAAAATGGAGAACACAGCGCCGGAGACCAACTTGCCCTTATGTAAAAGAGCCGCCAACTTGGCTGGCGAGGAAGAGGCTACCTAGCGGGcggaggggaggggcagggccactgCCAGAAGAGGGAGGCGGGGTTTCCCCCGAACCGGAAGTGCCGCGCTGCTTCTCTCCAGCTGGTTGTCATTTCGATCCGAGGCTCGGTCCTGTGGAGACGGCGGCGGCGGCTGAGGCGGCCGGGCCGGAGTGGCGAAGTGATAGTACAGCCCAACGCCTCGCGACCTAATAGGAGCTTCCTCCCGCCAGATAAACGATTGTTTTACATGAGGGGCAAAGAACGACGCCGGGAGGAGCCGAGGCGGAGGAGAAGAAGTAGacgcagcagcggcagcagcaggctAAACAACCCCGGAGCATCGGCAGCGGGAGGCAAGGCAGGACCCCTGggagccgccaccaccaccaccaccacctcttcctccttctcctcagAAGCCAGGCTCGGTACCGCCCCTCCCTGCTGTGTCGCCACCAAGCGATCCCTGTGACCCTCCTCCCTTGAGAAACCGGCTCCCATGGGGGAGAGAGGAGCCCGGGCCCCCGCCAGCGCCGTCCCCTCCCCGACGGAGACTGTTCCCCTCCTGAGGTAAAGTCCTTCCTATCTTTCCCTCTACGATCGAAGGCGAAACCCTTTCCCTGTCCTGCGTCCTTCTCTCCCCAAGAGAACAGGGGCGGTACCGcccacatctcccccccccctttggaaaaAGACTCATCTGAAGAAAGCTCTCCCCCCATTTTCTCCGTACAAGGAGTTGCGCACCCCCCCTCCCGCTAAACAATACATTATTTTTGcggtggtttaaaaaaataagcctAATCCGTGCTTCCCAGGTATCCTGATTCTCTCCCTCTGCCCTCTAGACACTTGACTGCTGATTTTCTGAGGTGAAAATTTTCCTCTGCAGGCAGCCAGGATTCATCTGAAGGACACACAAATATCGGATCATAATAGGAGGCGAGCCTGGAAAAGCAGCAACGCAGCAACCAGGAACCCACcctacagcagcagcaagaatccACCCTCCTACTGCACAACTCAGTCCGTACACATACATGCAATACGTACTGAATGCTGATGTCTAgagattaaaaaagagaaaatattcacCCTCCCTCCTGTTTATATAGAAAGGACTTGTCAGACATCCGCATAGAACATATTATACACATAATATAGTACAAGGCAAAGGCAGCAACACAGGTTGGGGGGGAAAGCTTCCTGTACAACTCGTTCCCTGTTGAAATTCTGAGGTAAAATCTTTCCATTCTCAGCAGCAAAGACTGTTAGAATAGAACACAGATATATATTAGATTATATAGAATTTATTAAATTATTCcagatttaaatatattttttggaACTGTGAAGGAGTGTCATGATATTGTTTTTCCATTAACCCTTACATGGACAGAGGTTGAGGCTGTTGATAAGGCAAAATCagaatagttaaaaaaaaaaggaaacttaATTTTGTTCCCAAGAGCTTTCTTTCATCCCTATTTCATTCTTGTGCATTTCCTTTTAGGAAAAGGAAACCTCTTATTTTGTTAACCAAAGATTTACTTTCTATTCCTTCTAgctaaaggaaggaaaaaaacacagattGACCCATGTCAATATTTTAAGTGATCTCACTTGTAAGAAACCAGGAATAACATCCAAATATTTGTGGgtggaaaagaaaaacagcagAAGATCTATAAACAAagatattttctgttcttttgctTTAGTAAAGGGAGGAAGAAACATCTAtaagagtttttttttctttccaggtgGAATTCAAATCCTAAATATAATAAATGGGGGATTACGGGTTTGGAGTGTTAGTGCAAAACAACACCGGGAATAAGTCAGCTTTTCCAGTCAGATTTCATCCTCATCTGCAGCCTCCACACCATCATCAAAATGCAACCcccagtcctgctgcttttataAATAACACAGCTGCCAATGGCAGTAGTGCTGGGTCAGCTTGGCTCTTTCCTGCTCCAGCTGCCCATAACATTCAGGATGAGATCCTGGGAtcagaaaaatctaaaactcAGCAACAGGAAAAGCAAGACTCTCTAGAAAAACAGCAGCTTTCCCCTAGTCAAAGCCAGGAAGCAGGCATGCTGCCCGAATCTGAGAAAGTTAAATCTGAAGAAAACCAGGGGGATAACTCTTCCGAGAATGGcagtgggaaagagaaaataagaaTAGAGTCACCAGTGTTAACGGGATTTGATTATCAAGAAGCCACAGGGCTAGGTACTTCAAGCCAACCCTTGACATCTACTGCATCTTCTCTGACTGGTTTCAGTAACTGGTCAGCAGCTATAGCTCCTTCTTCTTCAACGATAATCAATGAAGATGCAAGTTTCTTCCACCAGGGAGGGGTACCTCCTGCTTCAGCTAATAACGGTGCTCTGCTGTTTCAGAATTTTCCACATCATGTCAGTCCTGGCTTTGGAGGTAGCTTTTCCCCTCAGATTGGACCCCTCTCTCAACACCACCCTCATCACCCCCATTTTCAGCATCATCACAATCAGCATCAACAACAAAGGAGGTCTCCTGCAAGCCCTCATCCACCACCATTTACACATAGAAATGCTGCTTTTAATCAACTGCCTCATCTTGCTAATAATCTTAACAAACCACCTTCTCCATGGAGTAGCTACCAAAGCCCATCACCTACACCATCTTCTTCATGGagtcctggtggtggtggtggatatgGTGGGTGGGGAGGGTCCCAAGGCCGAGACCACCGCAGGGGACTAAATGGAGGAataacacccctgaactccatcTCACCTTTAAAGAAGAATTTCCCAAGTAATCATATCCAGTTGCAGAAGTATGCACGACCCAGCTCTGCTTTTGCTCCAAAATCTTGGATGGAAGAGAGTTTGAACAGAACTGACAATATCTTTCCTTTTCAGGTGAGATTACTAATCTTAGATAGGAAATATAAGTGAATATGT
Proteins encoded in this window:
- the CPEB4 gene encoding cytoplasmic polyadenylation element-binding protein 4, with the translated sequence MGDYGFGVLVQNNTGNKSAFPVRFHPHLQPPHHHQNATPSPAAFINNTAANGSSAGSAWLFPAPAAHNIQDEILGSEKSKTQQQEKQDSLEKQQLSPSQSQEAGMLPESEKVKSEENQGDNSSENGSGKEKIRIESPVLTGFDYQEATGLGTSSQPLTSTASSLTGFSNWSAAIAPSSSTIINEDASFFHQGGVPPASANNGALLFQNFPHHVSPGFGGSFSPQIGPLSQHHPHHPHFQHHHNQHQQQRRSPASPHPPPFTHRNAAFNQLPHLANNLNKPPSPWSSYQSPSPTPSSSWSPGGGGGYGGWGGSQGRDHRRGLNGGITPLNSISPLKKNFPSNHIQLQKYARPSSAFAPKSWMEESLNRTDNIFPFQDRTRTFDMHSLENSLIDIMRAENDSLKGQSSLFPMEDGFLDDGRGDQTLHSGLGSPHCFSHQNGERVERYSRKVFVGGLPPDIDEDEITASFRRFGPLIVDWPHKAESKSYFPPKGYAFLLFQDESSVQALIDACIEEDGKLYLCVSSPTIKDKPVQIRPWNLSDSDFVMDGSQPLDPRKTIFVGGVPRPLRAVELAMIMDRLYGGVCYAGIDTDPELKYPKGAGRVAFSNQQSYIAAISARFVQLQHGEIDKRVEVKPYVLDDQLCDECQGARCGGKFAPFFCANVTCLQYYCEYCWAAIHSRAGREFHKPLVKEGGDRPRHISFRWN